CTGCCCGTGCTGAAATTGTTTACTACTGACCTGGTGTTCTTTATAGTTGCATTATTACTTACTGTCACCTTGCTGGCTGGGGCTTATCCGGCATTCATTCTATCAGGATACAATCCGGTCAATGCACTAAAAGGTGCGAAGATAAATACCCATCTTTTATTCAGAAGAGTACTCGTGGTATTGCAGTTTGCGGTAGCACAGTTACTGCTCATTTGTATGCTGGTGGTGATGAGCCAGATGAACAAGGTGCTGCATGCACCACTGGGTTTTGATCAGAAAGCCGTTGTGACGGTGTCTATACCAAAGGATAGTGTTTCAGTACAACAATTCGGATTTGTCCGTGATCAGTTGTTACAATCAAAAGGTATTAAAAATGTGAGCTTCAGTTTTACACCAGCCTCCAGTTATGGCGGTTGGTTCAGCAGACTCAGGTTCGAAGGACGTACGATCAATGATCTGGATGTGGATTTAAAATTTGCGGATCACTCATTCGTCAACACTTATGGAATGCAGCTGATAGCGGGCAGTAATTATACTGCTGCGGATACTGCCAATGGTTTTGTGGTGAATGAAACGCTTGCAAAGAAATTGGGTTATCCCCAGTCTGCTGATATGCTGGGTAAGCGAATGGCATTCTTTGATGACCAGGTATCAGGGCTTGTTATTGGTGTAGTAAAGGATTTCAGGGCGAATAGCCTGAAGGAACCAGTATTACCGCTGGTATTAATGAACAACTCATCCTGGTATCGTACACTGAATATAAAGATCGATCCGGACCAGCTGCAGGCAGCGATGGCGGCCATGGAAAAGACCTTTAAAATGGCCTGGCCGGCTTATCTCTATGAATATGAATTTATGGATGATTTGCTAAAAGATTTTTACCAGGAGGAAATACAGTTATCTGTTATGTATAGGTTGTTTGCTTTTGTAGCGATGTTTATTTCCTGCCTGGGATTATATGGGCTTGTGTCTCTCATGGTGGTGCAGCGCAGAAAAGAGGTAGGCATCCGGAAGGTACTGGGTGCTTCTGTGATGGATGTGCTGGTATTATTATCAAAAGAATTCACGCTGCTGGTCATCGTAGGTTTTATCATTGCGGCTCCGATAGCTGCCTGGTTTATGCAGGGATGGCTGGCCACTTTCAATGTAAGAATTGGATTACAGGCGAATATATTTTTACTCACGATAGGAGGGGCTTTAACCATTGCATGGATGACGGTTGGCATGCGTACAATCAATGCAGCTTTGGCCAATCCGGCAAAAGCAATGAGAACCGAATAAATTAAACAAGGGTATGTTCTATAACTATATAAAAATAGGATGGCGCAACCTGATGCGTCAGAAAGTTTTTTCTGCGATTAATATTGTGGGAATGACGGTCGCCTTTTGTGTTGCCTTTCTCTTAGGTATTGCGGCTTATTTTGAATGGTCTTACGATCAGTTTCACACAAATAAAAATGGTGTCTTCCTGGTATATACGGCTGAACGTATGGTAGATGGAAGCGTGCAAAATAATAGTAGTCATGCTGCGGTATTTGGACCTACCATTGAAAAGGAGTGTAGTGCAGTGCAGGCGGCTAGCCGTTTTGCCTGGGATTATGAAGCCGTTTCTTACAAAGAGAAATCACTGGACCTGTCAGTAAATTTCGTAGATCCTGCTTTTCTTTCTATGTTCAGTTTCCCTGTGCTGGAAGGAGATAAAAATGCATTGCGGCAGGCCAGTCATATTTTGATTACTAAAAAGGCTGCAGACAAATTGTTCCCTGGGGAATCTCCCATTGGCAAGCTGGTGCAGATTAACATGAATAATCATTTGCAGCCTTTCACTATTGCAGGTATAATGGCAGATGTACCACGTAATAGCAGTATCAGTTTTGAAGTGCTTTGTAGTTTTCAGAATGTAATATCTGCGTTACCGGATCCTAATACCTGGGATAACCAGGCTTACCAGGTATTTGTACAGCTGCGGCCTCATACCAGCCCTACTATGCTGGAAACGCAAATGAATGACGTCATTCAACGCTACAGGACCAATAAACTGAGCAGCATGAAGGAGAATGGGGTTACGCCTGGTGCTGATGGCAAATTATTATCTATGCATACTTTGCCCCTGGCAGATATGCATTTCAGAGAAGAGGGGAATACAGGAGGGGGAATCAACCCGTTTTATCCCTGGATGTTGGTGATCATGGCGCTGCTGATTGTAGGTACTGCCAGCATCAATTTCATCAATCTGAGTATGGGCAGATCTTTTACCCGGGCAGGGGAGATAGGGTTGCGGAAGGCATTGGGAGCAGTACGTAATCAACTTATTATGCAGTTCTGGTGTGAGGCCCTGATTGTTTGTACAGTTGCATTCATTGCCAGTCTTGTTTTGGGAGCATTGCTGTTACCTGCTTTCAACCGTTTATTCAGTTATCACCTGAGCTTTTCCATCTTATTGAATGTAAAATTGATAAGCTGGACGATTGTCGCCTTCTTCTTTGTAACAGTACTGGCAGGCGGTTATCCTGCATGGCTGGTGGCCCGTACCAACCTGATTGAAGTGCTGAAAGGCAAAATGAGCCTGGGCAAAAGTGGTTTCCTGAGAAACACTTTGATCATCGTGCAGTTTGTGGTGGCAGTATTACTTATCAGTTCTACGGCTATCCTCTGGCAACAGCTTAATTACCTCCGTACCCGGCCTATGGGCTTTGATACAGAGCAGGTGATCAGTGTTCCGATAACGGGCAATGTAGATGCTACTAAAGTACTGGCTCGTATACAACAGCAACTGAATGGAGATCCACATGTTATTTCCAGCACCGCCTCTTACATGAACCTGGGAGCTGGCCTGGCTGGTGGGGAATCTACCTGGAAAGTAGGTTTTGACTTTAAGGGACATGAAGCAAAAGCGGTATGGGTACCGGTGGAATATGATTATCTGCAAACATTAGGACTAAAGCTGGTGGCTGGCAGAGATTTCTCCAGGTCATACGGGGCTGACTCCAATACGGTGATCGTGAATGAAAAGCTGGCGGCGACATTAGATGGCGGAAAGGATGTGATAGGTCAGCATTTTGAGTTCGACGGACAGCAAATACAGATTATTGGAATTATAAAAGACTTTAACTTTAAATCACTGCGTCAGGGGATTGGCCCCCTGGCATTGAAACTAACGCCTTCATTGGGGGCAGCAGCTATATTTGTAAAGGTAAAACCCGCTGACCTGCCGGGTGCAATGGCAGCTGTGGAGAAGGCCTGGAGAGCGGTGGTGCCACAGGGAGACTTTAAAGGTTCGTTTCTGAATGAGAATGTAAACCGGATGTACGAAGCTGAGGCCAGGTTAGCGACCATTATTGTTTGTAGTGCTGTACTGGCCATCCTTATTTCTTGTATGGGTTTGTTTGCAGTAGCCGTACTGGTGATCGGGCAGCGTAACAGGGAGATAGGTATCCGCAAGGTAATGGGTGCTTCTGTAGGCAGTATTGTTACCCTGCTGTCAGCAGGATTTTTGAAACTGGTGGCTATTGCCATTGTGATTGCTAGCCCAATGGCCTGGTATATTATGAGTACCTGGCTACAGCATTTTGCTTATCGTATCCAAATCCAATGGTGGTTATTTATCCTCGTTGGACTGGCAGCGCTCATTATAGCATTTTTTACTATCAGTATACAAACGATAAGAACAGCATTCATGAATCCTGTAAAATCGATCAAAACAGCATAAATAATGATACAGCTTAAACACATTTCAAAATATTATCCCGTAGGATTTGGCAAAAATGAAATATTGAAAGATATTGACCTCACAATATTTGAAGGAGAGTTTGTATCCATTATGGGTCCTTCCGGCTCAGGAAAATCTACCTTACTGCATATCCTGGGATTACTGGAAGAACCTTCACAGGGAGAATACTTATTCGAAGGAGAGCCGGTACACAAGATGAATGAGAAGAAGCGTACCCAGTTGCACCGTGGCTCCATCGGTTTTGTGTTCCAGGCTTATCACCTGATAGATGAACTGACGGTTTATGAAAACATAGAAACACCACTTTTATATAAGAACATCCCATCAGCGGAAAGAAAGAGCCGTGTAGCAGATGTACTTGACAGGTTTAATATTGTAGCAAAGAAGGATTTGTTTCCCAATCAGCTTTCCGGCGGACAGCAACAACTGGTGGGCATTGCCCGTGCCATAGTAGCTGAACCGAGGGTGATACTGGCCGACGAACCCACTGGTAATCTACATTCTGATCAGGCAAAAGAGATCATGGAATTATTCAAGCAGCTTAACCAAAGAGACAAGATCACCATTATACAGGTTACACACTCCGAGTTAAACGCAACCTACGGTCAGCGAATTATACAAATCCGCGACGGGAAAATCGCATAATCAGGGAGTTAATAATTTAATAATCCGGCGTTTAAAGTCTCCTGGGTGCAGCAGTATAGCCATTTTGTCCGCTGCAGACTTTGAACGCCGGTTTTTTTACCGTGAAGGGATCGTTTTTCACGCTTTTATAAAGAAAATCTTTATGTTATCATTACAATTATTATATTTTTGGAATGTCATGAAATTATCCAAGTACCCGGGATGTGTCCTGGCAATTTGTTTGTTGTTGGCTAACACTGTAGCAACTAAAGCACAGGATACCTGGAGCCTTCAGCGTTCCGTAGATTATGCCCTGGCGAATAACATCGATATCAGGCAGCAGTCCGTTCAGAAAAGATTGGCTGAACTGACGCTGAAGCAAAGTAAGCTTGTACAGATACCAACCCTGAGCGGTGGGGTGAATGGTAACTTTGCAAACGGGCGTAGTATTGACCCCAATACCAACAGCTTCATTACCTCTGCGGTAACCTCTTATAGTGCAGGCTTGTCAGCAGGTGCGAACATCTTTAATTTCTTCTATCAGCAGAATGTAATTGCATCCAATAAGTACAATTATCAGGCACAGGATAAGTTGTTGGAAAAAGCCAGGAACGATGTTGCCTTTAATATTGCGACTGCTTTTTTACAAATATTGCTGAATACGGAGCAGGTGCATATCAGTGAGGTGCAGGTAAAGCTGACCATGGACAACCTTGCAAATACCAAAAAGCTGGTAATAGCGGGTTCTGTACCGGAAAGTAATCAGGCAGACCTGGAAGCACAGCTGGCTACAGATAGTGTAACGCTGGTAAATGCCCAGAACCAGGTAATTCAGTCTACGCTGCAAATGAAAGCCCTGTTGAACCTGAGTTTTGATCAGCCTTATGTTCCACAGATCCCTGATAATATTGCGGAGATTCCTTTGCCAAGGCTGGACGAGGTAGATCCTGAGATGGTATATAGTGCAGCAAATTCTAATAACCCGCTGATAAAAGCAGATCAGTTGCTGGTAAAATCCAGTGAGCGATCTTATGCTGCTTACAGGGCACAAATGTACCCATCCATCACAGCTTCCGGGCAGGCGTATAGCAGTTATGCAAACAGTGCGAAGAATGCTACGCCGGTTTCAATTAAAACTGTTGAGGATGTACAGATCGGAACAGTGGATGTAGGTGCTTCCACCTATAAGGTATATACTAAGTCTTATACCTATAATTATGAGTTTTCCACCATTCCATTAAGCACGCAGCTTGACAACAACTTTAAGCAGACCCTTGGCCTGTCTCTCAATATTCCTATTTTGAATGGCTGGACTTACCGCACCAATATGCAGAAGGCAAAACTGAATATTGAAACGCAGAAGCTGACGATGGAAAAGGATAACCAGAAACTGCGTCAGGATATTTATACCGCCCATGCAAATGCAGTATCTGCTATACAAAAGTATTATGCAGCATCCAGAGGTGTAGATGCATCCCAGAAGGCATATGATTTTGCCACTAAACGATTTGATCTGGGTTTAATGAATACGATTGACTATATTACTACACAAAGCAAGTTGTTCAATGCGCAGATCAATAAGGTTTCCGCGCAATACGACTATATATTTAAAATGAAGCTTCTGGAGTTTTACAGGGATCAAAAAATAGCGCTGTAGCAAGGCGAATCCCGCTCCTTTTGAAATACACCGGCATATGAAGAAAAAAAGAAAAAAGACACTCATCTGGATACTTGTTATTGTTTTCCTGATCATTGTTTCCATTTGGGTTACCGTTGCCAGCAAGCGATCTGAGGGTATTAAGGTTGCTATAGAGCAGGCCGGATATAAAGACATTATAGAAGTAGTGTCTGCGAACGGAAAGGTTTACCCGGAAACAGAAGTAAAAGTCAGTTCTGACGTATCCGGTGAAATCGTTGACCTTCCGGTCATAGAAGGAGATTCCGTAAGAAAAGGACAGGTTCTGGTAAAGATCTATGCAGATGTGTATGGTTCTATGAGGGATAAAGCCAATGCCGCCCTCAGCCAGGCACAGGCCCAGCAGGCTAATAGTGCTGCCTCACTGGCCGCTTACAAAGCTAAACTGGATCAGACTAAGCTGGCGTATGATCGTAATAAAGAATTGTTTGCCCAGAAGGTAGTGTCCCGCAGTGAGTTTGAAACCGCAGAGGGAACCTATCGCTCTGCCCTGGCAGATTATAACGCTGCCGTAGAATCGGTGAACAGTAACCGTTTTGCTGTAGCCAGCGCCCGCGCAGGCCTTACAGAAGCCAATACTAACCTGAACAGAACTACTATCGTTGCGCCTATGAATGGGATCGTATCCCTGTTGCCTATGAAGAAAGGCGAGCGTGTGGTAGGTACTGCACAGATGACCGGTACAGAAATTATGCGTATAGCCGATCTGAATACAATGGAAGTACAGGTTGATGTGGGAGAAAACGATATTCCCCGTGTAAAATACAACGACACTGCCATCATAGAGGTCGATGCCTATAATAGCCGCAAGTTCAAAGGGATCGTCACCCAGATAGCGAGTTCCAGTAAAAATGCAGCTACCAGCACTTCAACAACGGCATCTTCTGCTGACCAGGTTACGAATTATGTAGTGCACATCCGTATTCTGCAGGAGAGCTACAAGGACCTGATCACTGGCAAAAAACCTTACCCTTTCCGCCCGGGCATGAGTGCATCCGTCGATATTCAAACCCAGCGCAAGAATAACGTACTTTCAGTTCCTATCAATGCTGTGACCAAAGAGAGAGGTGAAAATGCAAAAGATAATAACGAAGTGGTGTTCATGCTGCAGCCTGATAAAACAGTTAAGCAGGTGAGGGTAACTACCGGTGTGCAGGATAATGATTACATAGAAATCCTGTCAGGGATTAAAAAAGGAGAGGCAGTGGTGACAGCACCTTATGCAGCCGTGTCCAAAGACCTGGCAAATGATAAGAAAGTGAAGGTGGTCGCTAAGAAGGATCTCTTTGAAGGCACTGCTAACCAATAATTACAGCTACCTCTTTTTGGGGTGAAGACTTGTTTTATTTTACAGCCAACGCAATCAATGGCGGTAATTTTAGGGAGTTTTAAAATTTGAATCATTACTCTTTTTTATAAGAAACGCTTCTGCTCAACAGGCAGAAGCGTTTTTGTTTTTGATTAACAAATACTGGTCAGATCTTTGCCTATATGTTGTAACGCATAAGTTATCTGAGTCTACAACTGTTCATCTAAATAATTATAGACGGAAACTACAGTATTGGGCATATTCACTTGTTGGATATGCCCATTTACATTATTTGCCTTACGTTATCATGAAAAACTTAACATTGGGCAATGTTAATTTAATATTAAATTTATGTTATCACATTAAGCAAATATTTAAGAGGTTATGTCAAGTACCAAAACACCCAAAGCTGGAAAATCCACCAGCAAAGATGCCCGTCATGATATTGAGAAAAAATTGGATTTACTGCTCGTTGATCTGAAAAAGGACCTGGGAGACACAAAGTTCAAAAGCAGAATTAAGAAGGCTGCGAAATTGTTAAGTAAAGGTGTGGAGAAAGCAAAGAAAAAAGCTTTAAACGCAAAAAAGAAAACCAAACCAGCGAAGGCTGTTAAGGCAAAAAAAGCGACAGCAGTTGCTGCGACAGTAGCAGCTGAGTAGGTAACATACATTTTGTTACGACGCCCACTTATACAGTACATGCTGGTATATGTGGGCGTTCTAGTATATATTTAGGCCTTTTTGTATGAAAAGGCTTGTCATATATTTCTTCAGCCTCCTG
This window of the Chitinophaga sancti genome carries:
- a CDS encoding ABC transporter permease, whose amino-acid sequence is MSTWFKIAIRNLVRHKTYAGINVVGLALAIAACLLIYRVVYFELSFDNFHRDRERIYRVVSATQNTSGTEFFMGVPFPLPAVLRKDYPQLENVGAIRQTDGVIIVDDKKFRERDRVYYTEPSVFEILHFKWLYGNPQQALSAPGTGVMTKSIAGKYFGSWEAAIGKTFNHNNERIIRVTGILDDLPVNTDFPFGVAISYATLLPQLKENDWLSVNEAHNVLVKLPAGMDEVHGNALLSELIKRYKPQEHRNEQLQLQPLSTIPMDTRFRNFNAVFSLKMISGLILVAVFLLIIGSVNFINLATAQAVTRSREVGVRKALGGGRKQLMIQFLAETFVISLFALILGLVIGEFCLPEVCRMMQLPVLKLFTTDLVFFIVALLLTVTLLAGAYPAFILSGYNPVNALKGAKINTHLLFRRVLVVLQFAVAQLLLICMLVVMSQMNKVLHAPLGFDQKAVVTVSIPKDSVSVQQFGFVRDQLLQSKGIKNVSFSFTPASSYGGWFSRLRFEGRTINDLDVDLKFADHSFVNTYGMQLIAGSNYTAADTANGFVVNETLAKKLGYPQSADMLGKRMAFFDDQVSGLVIGVVKDFRANSLKEPVLPLVLMNNSSWYRTLNIKIDPDQLQAAMAAMEKTFKMAWPAYLYEYEFMDDLLKDFYQEEIQLSVMYRLFAFVAMFISCLGLYGLVSLMVVQRRKEVGIRKVLGASVMDVLVLLSKEFTLLVIVGFIIAAPIAAWFMQGWLATFNVRIGLQANIFLLTIGGALTIAWMTVGMRTINAALANPAKAMRTE
- a CDS encoding ABC transporter permease, producing MFYNYIKIGWRNLMRQKVFSAINIVGMTVAFCVAFLLGIAAYFEWSYDQFHTNKNGVFLVYTAERMVDGSVQNNSSHAAVFGPTIEKECSAVQAASRFAWDYEAVSYKEKSLDLSVNFVDPAFLSMFSFPVLEGDKNALRQASHILITKKAADKLFPGESPIGKLVQINMNNHLQPFTIAGIMADVPRNSSISFEVLCSFQNVISALPDPNTWDNQAYQVFVQLRPHTSPTMLETQMNDVIQRYRTNKLSSMKENGVTPGADGKLLSMHTLPLADMHFREEGNTGGGINPFYPWMLVIMALLIVGTASINFINLSMGRSFTRAGEIGLRKALGAVRNQLIMQFWCEALIVCTVAFIASLVLGALLLPAFNRLFSYHLSFSILLNVKLISWTIVAFFFVTVLAGGYPAWLVARTNLIEVLKGKMSLGKSGFLRNTLIIVQFVVAVLLISSTAILWQQLNYLRTRPMGFDTEQVISVPITGNVDATKVLARIQQQLNGDPHVISSTASYMNLGAGLAGGESTWKVGFDFKGHEAKAVWVPVEYDYLQTLGLKLVAGRDFSRSYGADSNTVIVNEKLAATLDGGKDVIGQHFEFDGQQIQIIGIIKDFNFKSLRQGIGPLALKLTPSLGAAAIFVKVKPADLPGAMAAVEKAWRAVVPQGDFKGSFLNENVNRMYEAEARLATIIVCSAVLAILISCMGLFAVAVLVIGQRNREIGIRKVMGASVGSIVTLLSAGFLKLVAIAIVIASPMAWYIMSTWLQHFAYRIQIQWWLFILVGLAALIIAFFTISIQTIRTAFMNPVKSIKTA
- a CDS encoding ABC transporter ATP-binding protein translates to MIQLKHISKYYPVGFGKNEILKDIDLTIFEGEFVSIMGPSGSGKSTLLHILGLLEEPSQGEYLFEGEPVHKMNEKKRTQLHRGSIGFVFQAYHLIDELTVYENIETPLLYKNIPSAERKSRVADVLDRFNIVAKKDLFPNQLSGGQQQLVGIARAIVAEPRVILADEPTGNLHSDQAKEIMELFKQLNQRDKITIIQVTHSELNATYGQRIIQIRDGKIA
- a CDS encoding TolC family protein gives rise to the protein MKLSKYPGCVLAICLLLANTVATKAQDTWSLQRSVDYALANNIDIRQQSVQKRLAELTLKQSKLVQIPTLSGGVNGNFANGRSIDPNTNSFITSAVTSYSAGLSAGANIFNFFYQQNVIASNKYNYQAQDKLLEKARNDVAFNIATAFLQILLNTEQVHISEVQVKLTMDNLANTKKLVIAGSVPESNQADLEAQLATDSVTLVNAQNQVIQSTLQMKALLNLSFDQPYVPQIPDNIAEIPLPRLDEVDPEMVYSAANSNNPLIKADQLLVKSSERSYAAYRAQMYPSITASGQAYSSYANSAKNATPVSIKTVEDVQIGTVDVGASTYKVYTKSYTYNYEFSTIPLSTQLDNNFKQTLGLSLNIPILNGWTYRTNMQKAKLNIETQKLTMEKDNQKLRQDIYTAHANAVSAIQKYYAASRGVDASQKAYDFATKRFDLGLMNTIDYITTQSKLFNAQINKVSAQYDYIFKMKLLEFYRDQKIAL
- a CDS encoding efflux RND transporter periplasmic adaptor subunit, producing the protein MKKKRKKTLIWILVIVFLIIVSIWVTVASKRSEGIKVAIEQAGYKDIIEVVSANGKVYPETEVKVSSDVSGEIVDLPVIEGDSVRKGQVLVKIYADVYGSMRDKANAALSQAQAQQANSAASLAAYKAKLDQTKLAYDRNKELFAQKVVSRSEFETAEGTYRSALADYNAAVESVNSNRFAVASARAGLTEANTNLNRTTIVAPMNGIVSLLPMKKGERVVGTAQMTGTEIMRIADLNTMEVQVDVGENDIPRVKYNDTAIIEVDAYNSRKFKGIVTQIASSSKNAATSTSTTASSADQVTNYVVHIRILQESYKDLITGKKPYPFRPGMSASVDIQTQRKNNVLSVPINAVTKERGENAKDNNEVVFMLQPDKTVKQVRVTTGVQDNDYIEILSGIKKGEAVVTAPYAAVSKDLANDKKVKVVAKKDLFEGTANQ